A single genomic interval of Puntigrus tetrazona isolate hp1 chromosome 1, ASM1883169v1, whole genome shotgun sequence harbors:
- the mb gene encoding myoglobin: MADFDQVLKCWGAVEADFAGHGGEVLTRLFKEHPETQKLFPKFVGISQSDLAGNAAVASHGATVLKKLGELLKARGDHAAILKPLATSHANIHKITLNNFRLITEVLVKVMAEKAGLDGAGQSALRRVMEVVIGDIDAYYKEIGFAG, from the exons ATGGCCGATTTCGACCAGGTTCTGAAATGCTGGGGGGCCGTGGAGGCCGACTTCGCGGGTCACGGAGGAGAAGTCCTGACCCG TTTGTTTAAGGAGCACCCGGAGACTCAGAAGCTGTTCCCCAAGTTCGTGGGCATCTCTCAGTCCGATCTGGCGGGAAACGCGGCGGTGGCGTCCCACGGAGCGACCGTGCTGAAGAAGCTGGGCGAGCTGCTGAAGGCCAGAGGAGACCACGCTGCCATCCTCAAACCGCTGGCCACCTCTCACGCCAACATACACAAGATCACCCTCAACAACTTCAGG ctgaTCACGGAGGTGCTGGTGAAGGTGATGGCGGAGAAGGCGGGCCTGGACGGGGCTGGACAGAGCGCGCTCCGGAGGGTCATGGAGGTCGTGATCGGGGACATCGACGCTTACTACAAGGAGATCGGGTTCGCCGGCTAA
- the zgc:158803 gene encoding LUC7 domain-containing protein isoform X1 — translation MSAQAQMRAMLDQLMGTGRDGDTMRQRIKFTDERVCKSHLLESCPHDILSGTRMDLGECVKIHDLALRADYEIASKQQEYFFELDATEHLQSFIADCDRRTELAKKRLAETQEEISAEVAAKAERVHELNEEIGKLLARAEQLGGEGNVEEAQQVLEKVEKTRTLKKEAEDVYRNSMPASSFQQQKLRVCEVCSAYLGLHDNDRRLADHFGGKLHLGFIEIREKLEKLRKAVTEKQERMRMKRREERDRDEERAREWEMERERERERERERERERERERERDRERERRRSRSRSGERYREGGSSSSHRSRRHREDGERERDRERKHRHKERHRSRSHSHRSKRKSRSSHTREQEQPLSQERWRENAADERWWDNGRRDMEREQSPVSPDMSRMRERERSVSLERDQRSSSEERESGEI, via the exons ATGTCGGCCCAGGCGCAGATGAGGGCCATGCTGGACCAGCTCATGGGCACTGGCAGAGATG GAGACACGATGAGGCAGCGGATCAAGTTCACGGACGAGCGGGTGTGTAAGAGTCACCTGCTGGAGTCCTGTCCTCATGACATACTGTCTGGAACC CGCATGGACCTCGGGGAGTGCGTGAAGATCCACGACCTGGCTCTGAGAGCGGATTACGAGATCGCCTCTAAACAGCAGGAGTACTTCTTCGAGCTGGAT GCCACGGAGCACCTGCAGTCTTTCATCGCCGACTGCGACCGCAGGACCGAGCTGGCTAAGAAGCGGCTGGCTGAGACGCAGGAAGAGATCAGCGCTGAAGTGGCCGCTAAG GCGGAGCGTGTGCACGAGCTGAACGAGGAGATCGGGAAGCTGCTGGCGCGAGCGGAGCAGCTCGGCGGCGAGGGCAACGTGGAGGAGGCGCAGCAGGTGCTGGAGAAGGTGGAGAAAACACGCACCCTGAAGAAAGAGGCAGAG GACGTCTACCGTAACTCCATGCCGGCCTCCAGCTTCCAGCAGCAGAAGCTGCGCGTGTGCGAGGTGTGCTCCGCCTACCTCGGTCTCCACGACAACGACCGCCGCCTCGCCGACCACTTCGGGGGGAAGCTTCACCTGGGGTTCATCGAAATCAGGGAGAAACTTGAGAAGCTGCGG AAGGCTGTGACGGAGAAGCAGGAGCGCATGCGCATGAAGAGGAGAGAGGAGCGCGACAGGGACGAGGAGCGAGCCAGGGAGtgggagatggagagagagagggagcgcgAGCGGGAGAGAGAGCGGGAACGGGAGAGGGAGCGCGAgcgggagagagacagagagcgggAACGCCGGAG GTCCAGATCCAGAAGTGGCGAGCGATATcg GGAAGGAGGCAGCTCGTCCTCCCATCGCTCTCGCCGGCACCGTGAGGATGGAGAGAGGGAACGAGACCGGGAGaggaaacacagacacaaagagCGCCATCGCTCTCGCTCTCACTCACACAGGAGCAAGAGAAAGAG CAGGTCCTCACACACCAGAGAGCAGGAGCAGCCTCTGTCTCAGGAGAGATGGCGGGAGAACGCCGCGGACGAGAGATGGTGGGACAACGGCCGCAGGGACATGGAGAGGGAGCAGTCCCCCGTCTCCCCAGACATGAGCCGGATGAGAGAGCGGGAGAGATCCGTGTCTCTGGAGAGAGATCAGCGCTCCAGCTCCGAGGAGAGGGAGTCCGGAGAGATCTAG
- the pane1 gene encoding centromere protein M has protein sequence MALLTPYSKVPELNTATVLLVESEEELQSKLADAIVHHEKDFNVNVRLARRLPLPVENKEGRPRVDLMVFIVNLLSEHSLQSVESSLTHLHSDCFLGKVCFLVTDARCGSHTQERLVSLRKLAASHQCPVLCAEHRTEDGVNAAAVRLLNILKVSAGMSPLATTALYLSSLTRCSVTSDLEED, from the exons ATGGCGCTCCTGACTCCGTACAGTAAAGTCCCGGAGCTGAACACCGCGACTGTGCTC TTGGTTGAAAGCGAGGAAGAGCTGCAGTCCAAACTAGCCGACGCCATAGTGCACCATGAGAAGGATTTCAACGTCAATGT GCGTTTGGCCAGAAGACTCCCTCTCCCCGTGGAGAACAAGGAAGGCCGTCCTCGCGTTGATTTAATGGTGTTTATAGTGAATCTGCTCTCTGAGCACAG tctgcAGTCAGTGGAAAGCTCTCTCACTCATCTTCACTCAGACTGTTTCCTGGGGAAAGTGTGTTTTCTGGTGACTGATG CTCGCTGCGGCTCTCACACTCAGGAGCGTTTGGTCAGCCTGAGAAAGCTGGCTGCTTCACATCAGTGTCCCGTCCTCTGCGCTGAGCACcgg acGGAAGATGGCGTGAACGCAGCAGCCGTGCGGCTCCTCAACATCCTGAAGGTGTCTGCGGGAATGTCGCCCCTAGCAACCACTGCCCTTTATCTGTCCTCTCTGACCCGCTGCTCGGTGACCTCCGACCTCGAAGAGGACTGA
- the zgc:158803 gene encoding LUC7 domain-containing protein isoform X2: MSAQAQMRAMLDQLMGTGRDGDTMRQRIKFTDERVCKSHLLESCPHDILSGTRMDLGECVKIHDLALRADYEIASKQQEYFFELDATEHLQSFIADCDRRTELAKKRLAETQEEISAEVAAKAERVHELNEEIGKLLARAEQLGGEGNVEEAQQVLEKVEKTRTLKKEAEDVYRNSMPASSFQQQKLRVCEVCSAYLGLHDNDRRLADHFGGKLHLGFIEIREKLEKLRKAVTEKQERMRMKRREERDRDEERAREWEMERERERERERERERERERERERDRERERRRSRSRSGERYREGGSSSSHRSRRHREDGERERDRERKHRHKERHRSRSHSHRSKRKRSSHTREQEQPLSQERWRENAADERWWDNGRRDMEREQSPVSPDMSRMRERERSVSLERDQRSSSEERESGEI, encoded by the exons ATGTCGGCCCAGGCGCAGATGAGGGCCATGCTGGACCAGCTCATGGGCACTGGCAGAGATG GAGACACGATGAGGCAGCGGATCAAGTTCACGGACGAGCGGGTGTGTAAGAGTCACCTGCTGGAGTCCTGTCCTCATGACATACTGTCTGGAACC CGCATGGACCTCGGGGAGTGCGTGAAGATCCACGACCTGGCTCTGAGAGCGGATTACGAGATCGCCTCTAAACAGCAGGAGTACTTCTTCGAGCTGGAT GCCACGGAGCACCTGCAGTCTTTCATCGCCGACTGCGACCGCAGGACCGAGCTGGCTAAGAAGCGGCTGGCTGAGACGCAGGAAGAGATCAGCGCTGAAGTGGCCGCTAAG GCGGAGCGTGTGCACGAGCTGAACGAGGAGATCGGGAAGCTGCTGGCGCGAGCGGAGCAGCTCGGCGGCGAGGGCAACGTGGAGGAGGCGCAGCAGGTGCTGGAGAAGGTGGAGAAAACACGCACCCTGAAGAAAGAGGCAGAG GACGTCTACCGTAACTCCATGCCGGCCTCCAGCTTCCAGCAGCAGAAGCTGCGCGTGTGCGAGGTGTGCTCCGCCTACCTCGGTCTCCACGACAACGACCGCCGCCTCGCCGACCACTTCGGGGGGAAGCTTCACCTGGGGTTCATCGAAATCAGGGAGAAACTTGAGAAGCTGCGG AAGGCTGTGACGGAGAAGCAGGAGCGCATGCGCATGAAGAGGAGAGAGGAGCGCGACAGGGACGAGGAGCGAGCCAGGGAGtgggagatggagagagagagggagcgcgAGCGGGAGAGAGAGCGGGAACGGGAGAGGGAGCGCGAgcgggagagagacagagagcgggAACGCCGGAG GTCCAGATCCAGAAGTGGCGAGCGATATcg GGAAGGAGGCAGCTCGTCCTCCCATCGCTCTCGCCGGCACCGTGAGGATGGAGAGAGGGAACGAGACCGGGAGaggaaacacagacacaaagagCGCCATCGCTCTCGCTCTCACTCACACAGGAGCAAGAGAAAGAG GTCCTCACACACCAGAGAGCAGGAGCAGCCTCTGTCTCAGGAGAGATGGCGGGAGAACGCCGCGGACGAGAGATGGTGGGACAACGGCCGCAGGGACATGGAGAGGGAGCAGTCCCCCGTCTCCCCAGACATGAGCCGGATGAGAGAGCGGGAGAGATCCGTGTCTCTGGAGAGAGATCAGCGCTCCAGCTCCGAGGAGAGGGAGTCCGGAGAGATCTAG
- the mri1 gene encoding methylthioribose-1-phosphate isomerase: MTLEAIRYRPGSLQILNQLLLPRETVYDEIRSVRDGYEAIKSMKVRGAPAIAIVGCLSLAVELRAGAGGDDLVSFIRDSLCHLTSARPTAVNMGRAARELMEFTENESMEKNTEQLRDSVIGWIEEMLERDVNDNKKIGNYGAQHILSGVPRDSVTILTHCNTGSLATAGYGTALGVVRSLHALGRLKRLYCTETRPYNQGARLTAYEAVAEGFPATLITDSMAALAMREKGITAVVVGADRVVANGDTANKVGTYQLAIAAKHHGVPFYVAAPSTSCDLSLESGRDIVIEERPAEELTSINGVPVAAPGIDVWNPAFDVTPHQLITGGIITELGVFLPSELQAALTGRLTAL, encoded by the exons ATGACGCTGGAGGCGATCCGGTACCGGCCCGGTTCTCTGCAGATCCTCAACCAGCTGCTGCTGCCGCGCGAGACCGTGTACGACGAGATCCGCTCGGTGCGGGACGGATATGAGGCCATCAAGAGCATGAAG GTGCGTGGCGCTCCCGCCATCGCCATCGTGGGCTGCCTGAGCCTGGCCGTGGAGCTGCGGGCGGGCGCCGGGGGCGACGACCTCGTGTCCTTCATCAGGGACTCGCTGTGCCACCTGACGTCCGCTCGACCCACGGCGGTCAACATGGGCCGCGCCGCCCGAGAGCTCATGGAGTTCACAGAGAACGAGAGCATGGAGAAGAACACAGAGCAGCTCCGGGACAG CGTGATTGGCTGGATCGAGGAGATGTTGGAGCGAGACGtgaacgacaacaaaaaaatcgGCAACTACGGCGCGCAGCACATCCTGTCGGGCGTCCCGCGAGACTCGGTCACCATCCTCACGCACTGTAACACCGGCAGCCTGGCCACCGCGGGATACGGCACGGCTCTCG GAGTGGTGCGGTCGCTGCATGCGCTGGGCCGCTTGAAGCGTCTCTACTGCACAGAGACCCGGCCCTACAACCAAGGGGCCCGGCTGACGGCGTACGAGGCCGTGGCCGAGGGCTTCCCCGCCACCCTCATCACAGACAGCATGGCAGCGCTGGCCATGAGGGAGAAGGGCATCACGG CTGTCGTCGTGGGAGCAGATAGGGTTGTGGCCAACGGCGACACGGCCAACAAAGTGGGCACGTATCAGCTGGCCATCGCTGCCAAGCATCACGGCGTGCCGTTTTACGTGGCGGCGCCCAGCACGTCCTGCGACCTGAGTCTGGAGAGCGGACGAGACATCGTGATCGAGGAGCGTCCGGCCGAGGAGCTCACCAGCATCAACGGGGTTCCTGTAGCCGCTCCTG gGATCGACGTGTGGAACCCGGCGTTCGACGTCACTCCTCACCAGCTGATCACGGGCGGCATCATCACGGAGCTGGGCGTGTTCCTGCCGTCTGAACTCCAGGCCGCTCTCACGGGGAGACTCACGGCTCTGTAG